One Tamlana carrageenivorans genomic region harbors:
- a CDS encoding DUF3127 domain-containing protein encodes MEVQGRIKMVGETQSFGSNGFRKREIVVTTDEQYPQHIMVEFVQDKTDLLNNYQVGQQVKISINLRGREWVNPQGETKYFNSIQGWRIEALQAEAGGANMPPVPPADAFEPAGDLKEDDSDDLPF; translated from the coding sequence ATGGAAGTTCAAGGAAGAATTAAAATGGTTGGAGAGACGCAATCATTCGGAAGTAATGGGTTTAGAAAAAGAGAAATTGTAGTCACTACCGACGAGCAATACCCACAGCATATTATGGTGGAGTTTGTTCAAGATAAAACCGATTTATTAAATAATTACCAAGTTGGACAACAAGTAAAAATTAGTATTAACTTACGTGGTAGAGAGTGGGTAAATCCACAAGGCGAAACCAAATACTTTAACTCTATTCAAGGATGGAGAATCGAGGCGCTTCAAGCTGAAGCCGGAGGAGCAAACATGCCTCCTGTACCACCAGCTGATGCTTTTGAGCCTGCAGGTGATTTAAAAGAAGATGATTCAGACGATTTACCTTTCTAA
- the uppP gene encoding undecaprenyl-diphosphatase UppP yields MEIIDAIILGIIQGLTEFLPVSSSGHLEIGKAILGEDLEARTSLLFTVVLHFATALSTLVVFRKDILDLIKGALKFKWNEDLQFITKIAISMIPAVIVGLFFEEQLEQLFGGNIMLVGFMLIITAILLYFADKAKNTNKKVSFKDAFIIGVSQAIAMLPGISRSGATISTSVLLGNDKTKAARFSFLMVVPLIFGKIAKDVLSGDLAYDSNNFTSLSIGFIAAFVAGLFACTWMIALVKKSKLIYFAIYCAIVGLIAVIFSMLNA; encoded by the coding sequence ATGGAAATTATAGATGCAATTATTTTAGGTATCATTCAGGGACTTACTGAATTTTTACCCGTTTCTTCAAGTGGTCATTTGGAAATAGGAAAAGCTATTTTAGGCGAAGACCTAGAAGCCAGAACCAGCTTACTTTTTACAGTCGTATTACATTTTGCTACGGCTTTAAGTACTTTAGTAGTTTTTAGAAAAGACATTTTAGACCTTATAAAAGGGGCTTTAAAATTTAAATGGAACGAAGATTTACAATTTATTACCAAAATTGCCATTTCTATGATTCCTGCCGTTATTGTAGGCTTATTTTTTGAAGAACAACTAGAACAACTTTTTGGCGGTAACATCATGTTGGTTGGATTTATGCTTATTATTACGGCCATATTACTGTACTTTGCCGATAAAGCTAAAAACACCAATAAAAAAGTTTCTTTTAAAGATGCTTTTATTATAGGTGTTTCCCAAGCCATTGCGATGCTTCCAGGCATTTCTCGTTCGGGAGCAACCATTTCGACCTCTGTGTTGTTAGGTAATGATAAGACTAAAGCAGCTCGTTTTTCATTTTTAATGGTCGTTCCTTTAATATTTGGTAAAATTGCTAAGGACGTTTTAAGTGGAGATTTAGCTTATGATAGTAATAATTTTACTTCCCTATCTATAGGATTTATAGCGGCATTTGTCGCCGGACTTTTTGCCTGCACATGGATGATTGCCCTAGTTAAAAAAAGTAAACTTATATATTTCGCCATTTACTGCGCCATTGTTGGCCTTATTGCCGTAATATTTTCAATGTTAAATGCCTAA
- a CDS encoding DNA-3-methyladenine glycosylase I, which yields MNTKTKCSWCQGDTLYEAYHDKEWGVPIHDDQLLFEFLILETFQAGLSWITILRKRENFRNAFDAFDYKKIAHYQQDKIDALLLDAGIIRNRLKIKATITNAQAFIKIQEEFGSFNSYIWGFVDGKPIKNHFKTMEEVPANTPLSDTISKDLKQRGFKFVGSTVIYAHMQATGMVNDHMVDCFRYKEV from the coding sequence ATGAACACGAAAACCAAATGCTCTTGGTGTCAAGGTGATACATTATACGAAGCTTATCACGATAAGGAATGGGGTGTTCCTATTCATGATGATCAATTATTATTTGAGTTTTTAATTTTAGAGACTTTTCAAGCAGGATTAAGTTGGATTACTATTTTACGAAAACGGGAAAATTTCCGAAATGCTTTTGATGCTTTTGATTATAAAAAAATAGCCCATTACCAGCAAGATAAAATCGACGCTCTACTTTTAGACGCAGGTATTATCAGAAATCGGTTAAAAATAAAAGCGACCATAACCAATGCTCAAGCTTTTATAAAAATACAAGAGGAATTTGGAAGTTTTAACAGCTATATATGGGGTTTTGTAGATGGAAAACCTATAAAAAACCATTTTAAAACCATGGAAGAAGTTCCAGCCAACACCCCGCTTAGTGATACCATAAGTAAAGATTTAAAACAACGTGGCTTTAAGTTTGTGGGATCAACCGTGATTTATGCTCACATGCAAGCTACAGGTATGGTTAACGACCATATGGTAGATTGTTTTAGATACAAAGAAGTTTAA
- a CDS encoding DUF3098 domain-containing protein produces MGEQKRKEASKPHFIFGKKNYKFMFIGLAVIALGYILMSGGGSDDPNIFNPEIFSWIRIRLAPTLVLIGFGIQIYAILLNPDKK; encoded by the coding sequence ATGGGAGAACAAAAACGAAAAGAAGCTTCTAAACCACATTTCATCTTCGGAAAGAAAAACTATAAATTCATGTTTATAGGTTTAGCCGTTATTGCTTTAGGCTATATTTTAATGTCTGGTGGCGGAAGCGACGACCCGAATATCTTTAACCCTGAAATTTTTAGCTGGATACGTATTCGATTAGCACCAACTTTAGTGCTTATTGGGTTTGGCATTCAAATTTATGCCATTCTTTTAAATCCTGATAAGAAGTAA
- a CDS encoding thioredoxin family protein: protein MKSIIKESLERSMSYEAYRALVKQLVDEHSNTGVSKSEELADFTKLNERRMKRWDKTIKLTEQAKRCMKDFQQNVTWLVITESWCGDAAHVLPVLYKMASLNDNIDFKVVIRDENLKLMDLFLTNGSASIPKLIVIDNHTGEVLKTYGPRPSEAANYVKRFKAKNGKLTPAFKADLQYWYNDNKGENVIDDIIQMLGKLQTTVCQQT, encoded by the coding sequence ATGAAATCCATTATAAAAGAAAGTTTAGAGCGTAGCATGTCCTATGAAGCGTACCGTGCTTTAGTAAAACAATTAGTTGATGAGCATTCGAATACTGGCGTTAGTAAATCGGAAGAATTGGCCGATTTTACGAAGTTGAATGAAAGACGCATGAAGCGCTGGGATAAAACGATAAAGCTTACCGAACAAGCTAAACGTTGCATGAAGGACTTTCAGCAAAATGTAACCTGGTTGGTTATTACCGAAAGTTGGTGTGGTGATGCAGCACATGTACTACCAGTGTTATACAAAATGGCTTCACTTAATGATAATATTGATTTTAAAGTGGTTATTCGCGATGAAAATCTGAAGCTTATGGATTTGTTTTTAACTAATGGAAGTGCTTCTATTCCGAAACTAATTGTGATTGATAATCACACAGGAGAAGTTCTTAAAACCTATGGGCCAAGACCGAGTGAAGCTGCAAATTACGTGAAACGCTTTAAAGCCAAAAATGGAAAACTTACTCCTGCTTTTAAGGCCGATTTACAGTATTGGTATAACGATAATAAAGGGGAAAATGTTATCGATGATATCATCCAAATGCTTGGAAAGTTACAAACTACCGTTTGCCAACAAACATAA
- the aat gene encoding leucyl/phenylalanyl-tRNA--protein transferase: MYFLSKDLWFPDVGKAFADGLLAVGGDLSVERLLLAYRSGIFPWFSQGEPILWWSPNPRFVLFPERLKVSKSMRQVLRNGGFKVTENKTFVEVMQSCSKIKREGQDDTWITQSMISAYTKLHELGYAKSVEVWKDNELVGGLYGIDLGNGVFCGESMFSKVSNASKVGFISLIQNHHYKLIDCQVYTKHLESLGAENMSRTSFLNYLEG; this comes from the coding sequence ATGTACTTCCTCTCTAAAGACTTGTGGTTCCCAGATGTTGGTAAAGCTTTTGCCGACGGTTTACTTGCAGTTGGTGGCGATTTATCGGTTGAGCGTTTGTTATTGGCTTATCGCAGTGGTATTTTTCCTTGGTTTAGTCAGGGTGAACCTATTTTATGGTGGTCGCCAAACCCCCGTTTTGTGTTGTTTCCAGAGCGGTTAAAAGTCTCCAAAAGCATGCGGCAAGTGCTAAGGAATGGTGGCTTTAAAGTTACCGAAAATAAGACATTCGTTGAGGTGATGCAATCCTGCTCCAAAATAAAACGTGAAGGTCAGGACGATACTTGGATTACCCAAAGTATGATTTCTGCTTATACCAAGCTTCACGAATTAGGTTATGCTAAATCGGTTGAAGTTTGGAAAGATAATGAACTGGTGGGCGGGCTTTATGGCATCGACTTAGGAAATGGCGTATTTTGTGGCGAAAGCATGTTTTCTAAGGTGAGTAATGCCAGTAAAGTAGGATTCATTTCCTTGATTCAAAATCATCATTATAAATTGATTGATTGCCAGGTTTATACCAAGCATCTAGAAAGCTTAGGGGCAGAAAATATGTCTAGAACCTCCTTCTTAAATTATTTAGAAGGCTAA
- a CDS encoding glycerate kinase — protein sequence MKIVLAPDKFKNSVSGFAFCKAVEAGLKEIRPDLKVVSLPLADGGDGTIDIINFYLKGEFVSVQVHNPFFERISASYLFAEKSKTAFIEMAEASGLKLLKLEELDCKNATTLGAGELIVDALNQGAEQIILGIGGSATNDCGIGMASALGYRFLDENDKEVKPIGANLSKIKRIDASYIHAKLKSVKFQIACDVENLLYGKNGAVQVYAKQKGANKKDRVLLEQGLQDFSKVLENHFNMDVQSVKGGGAAGGMGIASKVFLNGILEPGITLVKDLVDFDHQIQGAIWLITGEGKLDVQTLSGKTIRGVLDSAKAKKIKVAALCGAIDLNENKLRDFGIDYADSVLNYSENLNDAMENGKAYLVEMARIFAKKHL from the coding sequence ATGAAAATAGTTTTAGCACCAGATAAGTTTAAAAATTCGGTTTCAGGGTTTGCATTCTGTAAAGCTGTTGAAGCTGGTCTGAAAGAAATCCGTCCAGATTTAAAGGTTGTTTCATTACCACTTGCCGATGGTGGCGATGGCACCATAGATATTATCAATTTTTATTTAAAAGGGGAATTTGTTTCCGTGCAGGTTCATAATCCTTTTTTTGAAAGGATTTCTGCTTCTTATTTATTTGCTGAAAAATCTAAAACAGCTTTTATTGAAATGGCTGAAGCTTCAGGTTTAAAACTACTGAAACTTGAAGAATTAGATTGTAAAAATGCCACCACTTTAGGAGCCGGCGAACTGATTGTTGATGCTTTAAATCAAGGTGCTGAACAAATTATTTTAGGAATAGGCGGAAGTGCTACAAACGATTGTGGTATTGGTATGGCATCGGCTTTGGGTTATCGGTTTTTAGATGAAAACGATAAAGAAGTAAAACCTATTGGTGCCAATTTATCTAAAATAAAAAGGATTGATGCGTCATATATTCATGCTAAATTAAAGTCTGTTAAGTTTCAAATAGCCTGCGATGTTGAAAATCTGTTATACGGAAAAAACGGTGCCGTTCAGGTTTATGCCAAACAAAAAGGCGCAAACAAAAAAGATAGGGTATTGCTTGAGCAGGGTTTGCAAGATTTTTCAAAAGTTCTTGAAAATCATTTTAATATGGATGTGCAATCTGTAAAAGGAGGTGGTGCAGCAGGAGGTATGGGCATCGCATCCAAAGTATTTTTAAATGGTATTTTGGAGCCTGGAATTACTTTGGTGAAAGATTTAGTAGATTTTGATCATCAAATACAAGGTGCCATTTGGCTAATTACGGGTGAAGGGAAGTTGGATGTTCAAACCTTGTCTGGAAAGACGATTCGTGGCGTGCTTGATTCCGCGAAAGCGAAAAAAATAAAAGTCGCTGCATTATGTGGTGCCATCGATTTGAACGAAAATAAACTAAGAGACTTCGGGATAGATTACGCAGATAGCGTTTTAAACTACTCGGAAAATTTAAACGACGCCATGGAAAATGGGAAAGCGTATCTTGTAGAAATGGCTCGGATATTTGCTAAAAAACACCTGTAA